One Solanum lycopersicum chromosome 4, SLM_r2.1 DNA window includes the following coding sequences:
- the LOC101262303 gene encoding potassium transporter 6-like: protein MDLETGFYQNRLKKESWRTVLTLAYQSLGVVYGDLSTSPLYVYTSTFAEDIKHSETNEEVYGVLSFIFWTLTLIPLLKYVFIVLKADDNGEGGTFALYSLLCRHAKVNSLPNSQLADEKLSTYKKNDINIPAQTTFGAKIKSMLERHRVLQRLLLVLSLGGASMVIGDGVLTPAISVFSAISGAELSLGKTHHLYIEVPVACVVLIALFALQQYGTHRVGFLFAPIVVTWLLCISGIGLYNIIHWNPTVYRALSPYYVYKFLKKTQKGGWMSLGGILLCITGSEAMFADLGHFSQLSIKIAFTSLVYPSLVLAYMGQAAYLSRHHVTENDYQIDFYVSVPGKLRWPVLVIAVLAAVVASQAAITGTFSIIKQCCALGCFPRVNIVHTSSKIHGQVYIPEINWTLMILCLAVTIGFRDTKRLGNAAGLAVITVMLVTTCLMSLVIVLCWHQNVLLAVCFVIFFGTIEALYFSASLIKFFEGAWVPVAISLVFMIVMCIWHYGSLKKYEFDVQNKVSIDWLLSVGPSLGIVRVRGIGLIYTELVSGIPAIFPHFVTNFPAFHQILVFICVKSVPIPHVTHEERFLVGHIGPRENHLYRCIVRYGYRDARKDDLQFENDLVCSIAEFIRTGKRGLNGNIDEDLSKDLEDMTVLGTPNTHISGVQLYEDNELNSESVGTSKHTTHKTKPKKRVRFFIPESPKIERNAREELCELMEASEAGIAYILGHSYVRAKQGSSFLKRIVINFGYDFLTRSSRPPCYALTVPHASTIEVGMVYHV from the exons ATGGATCTTGAAACAGGGTTTTATCAGAATCGTTTAAAG AAAGAATCTTGGAGGACAGTGTTGACATTGGCTTATCAAAGTTTAGGAGTTGTTTATGGTGATTTGAGTACATCACCACTCTATGTATATACAAGTACTTTTGCTGAGGACATTAAACATTCAGAGACAAACGAAGAAGTTTATGGGGTTTTATCATTTATCTTTTGGACATTGACTTTGATTCCTCTGTTGAAATATGTCTTCATTGTGCTTAAAGCTGATGATAATGGTGAAGGAGGAACATTTGCTCTTTATTCACTCTTATGTAGACATGCTAAAGTTAATTCATTGCCTAATTCCCAGTTAGCAGATGAGAAATTATCAACTTATAAGAAGAATGATATTAATATTCCTGCACAAACTACTTTTGGGgcaaaaattaaatcaatgcTAGAGAGACATAGAGTGTTACAAAGATTATTGCTTGTTTTGTCTCTAGGTGGAGCTTCTATGGTAATTGGTGATGGAGTTCTTACACCTGCTATTTCAG TTTTCTCTGCCATTTCTGGTGCTGAACTTTCTTTGGGAAAAACACATCACTTAT ATATAGAAGTTCCAGTTGCTTGTGTCGTACTGATAGCATTGTTTGCCCTTCAACAATATGGCACCCACAGGGTTGGATTTCTGTTTGCACCTATCGTCGTGACGTGGCTCTTGTGTATCAGTGGGATTGggttatataatataatacactgGAATCCAACTGTGTATCGAGCACTGTCTCCATATTACGTGTACAAGTTCctgaaaaaaactcaaaaaggAGGCTGGATGTCCTTGGGAGGAATCCTTTTGTGCATAACAG GTTCAGAAGCAATGTTTGCTGATCTTGGGCACTTCTCGCAGTTGTCAATTAAG ATTGCTTTTACCTCCTTGGTTTATCCATCATTAGTTCTTGCATATATGGGGCAAGCTGCTTATCTGTCACGGCATCATGTTACGGAGAATGACTATCAGATAGACTTCTATGTTTCTGTACCTG GCAAACTAAGATGGCCTGTTCTAGTGATTGCTGTACTGGCTGCAGTAGTGGCGAGCCAAGCCGCTATCACTGGAACCTTCTCAATTATTAAACAATGCTGCGCCCTGGGATGCTTCCCAAGAGTCAATATAGTTCATACGTCATCAAAAATACATGGCCAGGTTTACATCCCTGAGATTAACTGGACCTTAATGATACTATGCTTGGCTGTTACTATTGGTTTCAGAGACACAAAAAGGCTGGGCAATGCTGCAG GTTTGGCAGTAATAACTGTAATGCTGGTAACCACTTGCTTGATGTCATTGGTTATTGTTTTGTGTTGGCACCAAAATGTCCTCCTTGCAGTTTGCTTTGTTATCTTCTTTGGGACAATTGAGGCTTTATATTTCTCTGCTtctttaattaagttttttgaAGGAGCATGGGTGCCTGTTGCCATTTCTTTAGTTTTCATGATAGTGATGTGCATTTGGCACTATGGCTCACTGAAAAAGTACGAGTTTGATGTTCAAAATAAGGTGTCTATTGACTGGCTACTCAGTGTAGGTCCCAGCCTAGGTATCGTAAGGGTCCGTGGCATTGGCCTCATATACACTGAGCTGGTATCCGGAATCCCAGCTATCTTCCCTCACTTTGTTACAAATTTTCCAGCTTTTCACCAGATCCTGGTATTCATTTGTGTCAAATCTGTCCCAATTCCTCATGTTACACACGAGGAACGGTTCCTTGTCGGACACATTGGCCCAAGAGAGAACCACCTTTATAGATGCATTGTTAGATATGGTTATCGTGATGCTCGTAAGGATGATCTCCAGTTTGAGAACGATCTTGTATGTAGCATAGCTGAGTTTATAAGGACAGGAAAGAGAGGGTTGAATGGTAACATTGATGAAGATCTATCAAAGGATTTGGAGGACATGACAGTTCTTGGAACCCCTAATACTCATATATCTGGAGTTCAGCTTTATGAGGACAATGAACTGAACTCTGAATCAGTTGGAACGTCGAAGCACACTACACATAAAACCAAGCCTAAGAAAAGAGTGAGGTTTTTCATCCCAGAATCTCCGAAAATTGAGAGAAATGCAAGAGAGGAGTTGTGCGAACTGATGGAAGCTAGTGAAGCTGGCATAGCTTACATATTGGGGCATTCTTACGTCCGCGCCAAGCAAGGATCTAGCTTCTTAAAGAGAATAGTCATAAATTTTGGATATGACTTCTTGACAAGGAGTAGTAGACCCCCATGCTATGCATTAACTGTACCTCATGCTTCTACCATAGAGGTAGGAATGGTGTATCATGTGTAG